The following coding sequences are from one Caminibacter pacificus window:
- a CDS encoding F0F1 ATP synthase subunit B has translation MKKLMLLGAVLSSFVFASEAMGGGHTDIIPRTINFLIFVAILWYLVGDKAKRFFAERKERIAKRFQEIEEKLKESKAKKEALKAQVNEAKQMAHEIVETAKKEAELIEKKIKTQLEEEIAMLERHFEEFKQNEIKKTKQEAVKEYMEEIFKEVHITSEDAAKLVLKAA, from the coding sequence ATGAAAAAACTGATGCTTTTAGGTGCGGTTCTTAGTAGTTTCGTTTTTGCAAGCGAAGCTATGGGCGGAGGACATACAGATATTATTCCAAGAACTATTAACTTCTTAATTTTCGTAGCTATTTTATGGTATTTGGTAGGCGACAAAGCAAAAAGATTTTTTGCTGAAAGAAAAGAGAGAATTGCTAAAAGATTCCAAGAAATAGAAGAAAAACTAAAAGAATCTAAAGCTAAAAAAGAAGCTTTAAAAGCGCAAGTTAACGAAGCTAAACAAATGGCTCATGAAATTGTTGAAACTGCGAAAAAAGAAGCTGAGCTTATCGAGAAAAAAATCAAAACTCAGCTTGAAGAAGAAATCGCTATGCTTGAGAGACATTTCGAAGAGTTCAAACAAAACGAAATCAAAAAAACAAAACAAGAAGCTGTTAAAGAATATATGGAAGAAATCTTCAAAGAAGTACATATCACAAGTGAAGATGCAGCAAAACTTGTATTAAAGGCAGCATAA
- a CDS encoding ParA family protein, whose amino-acid sequence MIEIISVANQKGGVGKTTTAVNLAASLAIADKKVLLIDADPQANATSSLGFYKNDYEYNLYHVLIGSKNINEVILNTTLPTLDIIPSNIGLVGIEREFEEFDDKEMILKKRIKELKKDYDYIIIDTPPTLGLITINALNASDSVIIPVQTEFFALEGLSQLLNTIKLLKREKNPKLKIKGVLPTMYSSQNNLSKHVLAELRRFFRDKMFIFDKDNKENILVIPRNVRLAEAPSFGKPIILYDIKSKGAVAYEMLAKKILESNE is encoded by the coding sequence ATGATTGAGATAATTTCGGTAGCAAATCAAAAAGGCGGGGTTGGAAAGACCACTACTGCGGTGAACTTAGCGGCGTCACTTGCAATAGCCGATAAGAAAGTATTGTTAATAGACGCGGATCCGCAGGCAAATGCGACTTCATCATTAGGTTTTTATAAAAACGATTACGAATACAATCTTTATCACGTATTAATAGGTAGCAAAAACATTAACGAAGTAATTTTAAACACTACGCTTCCGACTCTTGATATTATTCCTTCGAATATCGGTCTTGTCGGGATTGAGAGGGAGTTTGAAGAATTTGACGATAAAGAGATGATATTAAAAAAGAGAATCAAAGAGCTGAAAAAAGATTATGACTACATCATTATCGACACTCCTCCTACTTTAGGGCTTATTACTATCAATGCCCTAAATGCGAGCGATAGCGTAATTATTCCCGTTCAGACGGAATTTTTCGCACTTGAAGGATTAAGCCAGCTTCTTAATACTATCAAACTTCTAAAAAGAGAAAAAAACCCGAAACTCAAAATCAAAGGCGTTCTTCCTACTATGTATTCTTCTCAAAACAATCTCTCAAAACACGTTTTAGCGGAGCTTAGGAGGTTTTTTAGAGATAAAATGTTTATTTTCGATAAGGATAATAAAGAAAATATCTTAGTTATTCCAAGAAACGTACGTTTAGCCGAAGCTCCGAGTTTCGGAAAACCTATAATTCTTTACGATATAAAAAGCAAAGGTGCCGTAGCTTATGAGATGCTTGCTAAAAAAATATTGGAGAGTAACGAATGA
- the fmt gene encoding methionyl-tRNA formyltransferase, which yields MRVVFMGSPDYAVKILDELARHYEIAGVYTQPDKPVGRKKVLTPTPVKKYALEKGFEVFTPSSLKEEDLSRFNADFIVVAAYGLLLPKHVLQTAPCINLHASLLPKYRGASPIQSAILNGDEYTGVTSMLMDEGLDTGDILCWDFTEVDRKTSIDLFDELADIAAKQIIYTIENFKKIKPLKQNDIFATYSPKIKKQDGLVDFKSAEIIDRKYRAFMPWPGIFTEKFKINEMILLDTDSSNTPGEILEINDGVVVGCEKGKIKLLKVQAPGKKEVKAVDFVNGKRLKTGDNILN from the coding sequence ATGAGAGTGGTTTTTATGGGGAGTCCCGATTATGCGGTTAAAATTTTGGATGAGCTTGCAAGACATTATGAAATAGCGGGAGTTTATACGCAGCCTGATAAACCTGTAGGTAGAAAAAAAGTATTAACTCCTACCCCCGTTAAAAAATATGCACTTGAAAAAGGCTTTGAGGTTTTTACTCCGAGCAGTTTAAAAGAAGAGGATTTGAGTAGGTTTAATGCAGATTTTATCGTAGTGGCGGCGTATGGACTTTTGCTTCCGAAACACGTACTTCAAACGGCGCCTTGTATTAATCTGCACGCTTCTTTATTGCCTAAATATCGAGGGGCAAGCCCTATACAAAGTGCTATTTTAAACGGAGATGAATATACGGGTGTTACTTCTATGCTTATGGACGAGGGGCTTGATACCGGAGATATTTTGTGTTGGGACTTTACGGAAGTAGACAGAAAAACAAGTATCGATTTGTTTGATGAACTGGCTGATATTGCGGCAAAACAAATTATTTATACGATTGAAAACTTTAAAAAAATAAAACCCCTAAAACAAAACGATATTTTCGCAACGTACTCTCCGAAAATAAAAAAACAAGACGGACTTGTAGATTTTAAAAGTGCCGAAATTATCGATAGAAAATATAGAGCTTTTATGCCGTGGCCGGGAATTTTCACTGAAAAATTCAAAATAAACGAAATGATTCTTTTAGATACCGATTCTTCAAACACTCCGGGTGAAATTTTAGAAATAAACGACGGAGTGGTGGTAGGGTGCGAAAAAGGTAAAATAAAACTTTTAAAAGTACAAGCACCCGGAAAAAAAGAGGTAAAAGCAGTAGATTTCGTAAACGGAAAAAGATTAAAAACCGGTGATAATATTTTAAATTAA
- a CDS encoding biotin--[acetyl-CoA-carboxylase] ligase, whose product MRFIYLKEVDSTQKYLLKALKNSVIKPPVCVWSEYQTAGIGTRGNSWIGERGNLFFSFAYLKNEFSFVPIQSLSIYFGFIFKKTLNNLGSKAVLKWPNDIYLSKKIGGVLTQIVENHIVCGIGLNTQKNVGEFESLDIKIKNDKILKEYFETLQTKPSWEMIIDEYKREFELTKDFFGIEGDLSDDGAIIKNNKKVYSRR is encoded by the coding sequence ATGAGATTTATCTATTTAAAAGAGGTGGATTCGACTCAAAAATATCTTTTAAAAGCCCTCAAAAATTCGGTTATTAAACCTCCCGTTTGCGTGTGGAGCGAATATCAAACCGCAGGAATCGGAACAAGAGGCAATAGCTGGATAGGGGAGAGGGGAAATCTTTTTTTCTCTTTTGCTTATTTAAAAAACGAATTTAGTTTCGTACCGATTCAGAGTCTTTCTATATATTTCGGATTTATTTTTAAAAAAACACTCAATAATTTAGGAAGCAAGGCCGTTTTAAAATGGCCTAACGATATCTATTTAAGTAAAAAAATCGGTGGCGTTTTGACTCAAATTGTAGAAAATCATATAGTTTGCGGTATAGGGTTGAATACTCAAAAAAACGTCGGTGAATTTGAGAGTTTGGATATAAAAATAAAAAATGATAAAATTCTAAAAGAATATTTCGAGACTTTACAAACTAAGCCTTCTTGGGAAATGATAATCGACGAATACAAAAGAGAATTTGAACTTACAAAAGATTTTTTCGGTATTGAGGGCGATTTATCGGATGACGGTGCCATTATAAAAAATAATAAAAAGGTGTATTCAAGACGATGA
- a CDS encoding ATPase, whose protein sequence is MLDLNLGVMLIEAGIFLITMVLLKMWLFDPLVKFMDEREAKLKAELEMINKNTEETKELEEEIQTILQLARDDARRIVDEARKKATEEAERIKAVKVREIEDAKESLKLELKKQKEEILKELLKDKEEVKSLIENKIRNAA, encoded by the coding sequence ATGTTAGACCTTAACCTTGGCGTAATGCTGATAGAGGCCGGTATATTTTTGATTACGATGGTGCTTTTGAAAATGTGGCTTTTCGATCCGTTAGTTAAATTTATGGATGAAAGAGAAGCTAAATTAAAAGCTGAACTTGAAATGATTAACAAAAACACTGAAGAGACAAAAGAACTTGAAGAAGAGATTCAGACAATTCTTCAGCTTGCAAGAGACGATGCGAGAAGAATCGTTGATGAAGCAAGAAAAAAAGCTACTGAAGAAGCTGAAAGAATCAAAGCTGTAAAAGTTAGAGAAATCGAAGATGCGAAAGAATCTTTAAAACTTGAGCTTAAAAAACAAAAAGAAGAGATTTTAAAAGAGCTTCTTAAAGATAAAGAAGAAGTGAAATCTCTAATCGAAAACAAAATAAGGAATGCAGCATGA
- the atpC gene encoding ATP synthase F1 subunit epsilon, which translates to MKIDIVTPLGRIYTGEIKEATFPGIEGEFGVLEGHAPLVTTLNPGLITIKKENGKEEVIAINWGYVEVTPDHINVLVDGAVPVSGASESEIAKSIEKAKQLLKDAMDSDALVATVEAKIESAARNI; encoded by the coding sequence ATGAAAATTGATATCGTAACACCTCTTGGTAGAATTTATACCGGTGAAATCAAAGAAGCGACTTTCCCGGGCATCGAAGGTGAATTCGGTGTCCTTGAGGGTCACGCTCCTTTGGTTACTACACTGAATCCGGGATTGATTACTATCAAAAAAGAAAACGGTAAAGAAGAAGTGATTGCAATTAATTGGGGATATGTTGAAGTGACTCCTGACCACATTAACGTTCTTGTTGACGGTGCGGTACCTGTAAGCGGTGCAAGCGAGAGCGAGATTGCAAAATCTATCGAAAAAGCTAAACAGCTTCTTAAAGACGCTATGGATTCTGATGCTCTTGTAGCAACAGTAGAAGCAAAGATAGAAAGTGCTGCCAGAAATATCTAA
- a CDS encoding F0F1 ATP synthase subunit delta: protein MVVEKYTKALMASLNEDEVVKVYEAIARLALVAKDEKFILIVKSPLLSVDEKVKILSEIAECNNEKFLNFIRILLENKRMDLIKEIHQSLYEKVSNLFKTYAGRVEGKVSEETLKAIEKKLSEKFGANIKLQLKESELNGIKVFVDVLNVEVSIVEDRVKQELLNKILKAI from the coding sequence ATGGTAGTTGAAAAATATACTAAAGCCTTAATGGCAAGCTTAAACGAAGACGAAGTTGTAAAGGTATATGAAGCTATCGCAAGACTTGCGTTGGTTGCAAAAGATGAAAAGTTCATTCTTATTGTTAAATCTCCGCTTTTGAGCGTAGATGAAAAAGTGAAAATTTTATCTGAAATTGCCGAATGCAATAATGAAAAATTCTTAAATTTTATTAGAATTCTGCTTGAAAATAAAAGAATGGATTTAATCAAAGAAATTCATCAAAGTTTGTATGAAAAAGTATCAAACCTTTTCAAAACGTATGCGGGTAGAGTGGAAGGGAAAGTTTCCGAAGAAACTCTTAAAGCTATCGAGAAAAAATTATCTGAGAAATTCGGTGCGAATATCAAACTTCAATTAAAGGAGAGCGAACTAAACGGTATCAAAGTTTTTGTAGACGTGCTTAATGTTGAAGTTTCAATCGTTGAAGACAGAGTAAAACAAGAATTACTTAATAAAATACTAAAAGCAATCTAA
- a CDS encoding ExbD/TolR family protein, whose translation MRKPELNITPFVDIMLVLLAILMVSVTVTTYQEKSVNLPQGSKTTPATKKATINIVIKKDGTVLVNGEQFQLKDFLENFNLKYGNFNKNALVYIAADKDIKYDTFMKVYAGVVKTGFRQIGLLTK comes from the coding sequence ATGAGAAAGCCTGAATTAAACATAACCCCATTTGTAGATATTATGCTTGTGTTGTTGGCAATTCTTATGGTTTCTGTAACTGTAACTACTTATCAGGAAAAAAGTGTTAATTTACCGCAAGGAAGCAAAACGACTCCGGCAACAAAAAAAGCTACTATTAATATCGTAATAAAAAAAGACGGAACGGTTTTAGTAAACGGAGAGCAATTTCAACTTAAAGATTTTCTTGAAAATTTCAATTTAAAATACGGCAATTTCAATAAAAACGCACTTGTGTATATCGCAGCGGATAAAGATATCAAATATGATACGTTTATGAAAGTATATGCGGGTGTCGTAAAAACAGGATTTAGGCAAATAGGGCTACTTACAAAATGA
- a CDS encoding ParB/RepB/Spo0J family partition protein: MKRLGRGLGAILEDAEAGYLKELPESGVNEIDIEKIIPNPYQPRREFSEESIEELASSIKKHGLLQPVIVIKEDDKYILVAGERRLRASKKLGKTKIKAIVAPYSKEDLREYALIENIQREDLNPVEIAYSLESLIKEHGFTHEELAKSIGKSRSYVTNILRILSMPEIVKENLKQNKITLGHAKVLSGLDEQEINEVVKKIVENSWNVRDTEKFVKKLKNKNQTEKNDNEELNEELIEIAYNLKKMGLKTEIGKDYIKLKLRNETDFENLKKLLGNIN; encoded by the coding sequence ATGAAAAGACTTGGTAGAGGTCTTGGAGCTATTTTGGAAGATGCCGAAGCGGGATATTTAAAAGAGCTTCCAGAAAGCGGAGTTAATGAAATAGATATTGAAAAAATTATTCCCAATCCATATCAGCCAAGACGCGAATTTAGTGAGGAGTCTATCGAAGAGCTTGCGAGTTCTATAAAAAAACACGGACTTTTACAACCTGTAATCGTTATAAAAGAAGATGATAAATATATTCTTGTTGCGGGTGAGAGAAGACTTAGAGCAAGTAAAAAACTCGGAAAAACGAAAATCAAAGCGATTGTCGCTCCTTATTCGAAAGAAGATTTAAGGGAATACGCTCTTATTGAAAATATACAAAGAGAAGATTTAAACCCTGTGGAAATTGCGTATTCTCTTGAAAGTTTGATAAAAGAGCACGGGTTTACTCATGAAGAGCTTGCTAAAAGTATCGGTAAAAGCAGAAGCTATGTTACTAATATTCTTAGAATCTTAAGTATGCCTGAAATCGTAAAAGAAAACCTAAAGCAAAATAAAATCACCCTCGGACACGCAAAAGTGTTAAGCGGGCTTGATGAACAAGAGATAAATGAAGTAGTTAAAAAAATCGTAGAGAATTCATGGAACGTAAGAGATACTGAAAAATTTGTCAAAAAATTAAAAAATAAAAATCAAACAGAAAAAAACGACAACGAAGAATTAAATGAAGAACTTATCGAAATTGCTTATAATTTGAAAAAAATGGGTTTGAAAACGGAAATAGGTAAAGATTATATCAAGTTGAAGTTAAGAAATGAAACAGATTTTGAAAATTTAAAAAAACTTTTAGGTAATATAAATTAA
- the atpG gene encoding ATP synthase F1 subunit gamma produces MATLKELKNKINSVKNTQKTTRAMKLVSTAKLKRAEEALLMSREYAKKIDEVMKEISAKLTSIKDSITLRAFAHIEKHEKVDLIVVTADKGLCGGFNINTIKATLAKIEELKEKKVKVRLKVIGKKAIEYFRFAGIEMYEQIEGLSSAPNYEKAAEVIEKSYNDFVNEEIDNIIVVHNGYVNKLVQEVHVNELLPIDVVEENSQEFLEVEPTDDYETILESLVKKYLEYTMYYTLLDSLAGEHSARMQAMDAATNNAQEMVKQLTLQFNKVRQENVTRELIEIVTAMEAMKKS; encoded by the coding sequence ATGGCAACTCTAAAAGAACTAAAAAACAAAATAAACAGCGTTAAAAATACGCAAAAAACAACAAGAGCGATGAAGCTCGTTTCAACTGCGAAGTTGAAACGTGCTGAAGAAGCTCTTTTAATGTCAAGAGAATACGCTAAAAAAATCGACGAAGTTATGAAAGAGATTTCTGCAAAACTTACGTCGATTAAAGATTCTATTACATTAAGAGCGTTCGCACATATCGAAAAACATGAAAAAGTAGATTTAATCGTAGTAACTGCCGACAAAGGTCTTTGCGGCGGATTTAATATCAATACTATAAAAGCTACATTAGCTAAAATTGAAGAACTAAAAGAGAAAAAAGTAAAAGTTAGACTAAAAGTGATCGGTAAAAAAGCTATCGAATATTTTAGATTTGCCGGTATTGAAATGTATGAGCAAATCGAAGGGTTAAGCTCTGCGCCGAATTATGAAAAAGCGGCGGAAGTTATCGAAAAATCATATAACGACTTTGTAAATGAAGAAATTGATAATATTATCGTAGTACATAACGGATACGTTAATAAACTGGTACAAGAAGTTCATGTTAACGAACTTTTACCGATTGACGTGGTTGAAGAAAATTCTCAAGAATTTTTGGAAGTTGAACCAACTGACGATTATGAAACAATTTTAGAAAGTTTAGTTAAAAAATATCTTGAATATACAATGTATTATACATTGCTTGATTCACTTGCTGGTGAGCATAGTGCGAGAATGCAAGCGATGGATGCAGCGACAAACAACGCACAAGAAATGGTTAAACAATTAACATTACAATTCAACAAAGTAAGACAAGAAAACGTAACAAGAGAATTAATCGAAATCGTTACAGCTATGGAAGCAATGAAGAAATCATAA
- the atpD gene encoding F0F1 ATP synthase subunit beta — protein MEGKVIQVLGPVIDVEFDTDKVPEINEALIVEFEANGKNMKVVLEVAAQIGDNIVRTIAMDLTDGLKRGTKVVATGKPISVPVGEAVLGRIFNVTGDVIDGGEPIPADVPRWSIHRDPPPFEEQSTKMEIFETGIKVVDLLCPYMKGGKTGLFGGAGVGKTVIIMELIHNVAYKHSGYSVFAGVGERTREGNDLYHEMKESGVLDKVALCYGQMNEPPGCRNRVAMTGLTMAEYFRDVENRDVLMFIDNIFRFAQAGAEMSALLGRIPSAVGYQPTLATEMGKLQERITSTKKGSITSIQAVYVPADDLTDPAPASVFAHLDATTVLNRKIAEKGIYPAVDPLDSTSRILDPQIVGERHYRVARGVQEVLQKYKDLQDIIAILGMDELSEEDKQIVARARKIEKFLSQPFFVAKVFTGADGRYVELEKTIEGFEAILEGKVDDLPENAFYMVGDLDEAIEKAKKMQAKG, from the coding sequence ATGGAAGGTAAAGTAATACAAGTTTTAGGACCTGTAATCGATGTTGAATTCGACACTGATAAAGTTCCTGAAATTAACGAAGCACTTATTGTAGAGTTTGAAGCAAACGGTAAAAATATGAAAGTTGTTCTTGAGGTTGCGGCTCAAATCGGTGATAACATCGTAAGAACAATCGCAATGGACCTAACTGACGGTCTTAAAAGAGGTACTAAAGTTGTTGCAACAGGTAAACCTATCAGCGTACCGGTAGGTGAAGCTGTACTTGGAAGAATTTTCAACGTAACAGGTGACGTAATCGACGGTGGTGAGCCTATTCCTGCTGATGTTCCGAGATGGTCAATTCACAGAGATCCGCCACCATTTGAAGAGCAGTCAACAAAAATGGAAATTTTCGAAACCGGTATCAAAGTAGTAGACCTTCTATGTCCTTATATGAAAGGTGGTAAAACAGGTCTATTCGGTGGTGCAGGTGTTGGTAAAACGGTTATTATTATGGAGCTTATCCACAACGTTGCATATAAACACAGCGGTTATTCTGTATTTGCAGGTGTTGGTGAAAGAACAAGGGAAGGTAACGACCTTTATCATGAAATGAAAGAATCGGGAGTTCTTGATAAAGTTGCACTGTGCTACGGACAAATGAATGAGCCTCCTGGATGTAGAAACAGGGTTGCAATGACAGGTCTTACAATGGCTGAATATTTCAGAGATGTTGAAAACAGAGACGTATTGATGTTTATTGACAACATCTTCAGATTTGCGCAAGCAGGTGCGGAAATGTCAGCACTTCTTGGAAGAATTCCAAGTGCGGTTGGTTATCAACCAACATTAGCAACTGAAATGGGTAAATTACAAGAGAGAATTACATCTACTAAAAAAGGTTCAATTACGTCAATCCAAGCGGTATACGTACCGGCGGACGACTTAACAGACCCGGCACCGGCAAGCGTTTTCGCACACTTAGACGCGACTACGGTTCTTAACAGAAAAATTGCTGAAAAAGGTATTTACCCTGCGGTTGACCCGTTAGATTCAACAAGTAGAATTCTTGACCCTCAAATCGTAGGTGAAAGACACTACAGAGTTGCAAGAGGTGTTCAAGAAGTATTACAAAAATATAAAGACTTACAAGATATTATTGCAATTCTTGGTATGGACGAACTTAGCGAAGAAGATAAACAAATCGTTGCAAGAGCGAGAAAAATTGAGAAATTCTTATCTCAACCGTTCTTCGTAGCGAAAGTATTTACAGGTGCGGACGGAAGATATGTAGAGCTTGAAAAAACTATCGAAGGTTTCGAAGCTATTCTTGAAGGTAAAGTTGACGATTTACCAGAAAATGCATTCTACATGGTAGGTGATTTGGACGAAGCTATTGAAAAAGCTAAAAAAATGCAAGCTAAAGGCTAA
- the atpA gene encoding F0F1 ATP synthase subunit alpha, with protein sequence MVQEITSIIKERIENFELKVDVEEVGKVIYSADGIAKVYGLTNAMAGEMVEFETGEKGLVFNLETDNVGVVVLGKGTEITEGSSVKRLGRLISVPVGEALIGRVVNALGEPIDGKGPIEATEYRYVEEKAPGIMARKSVHEPLQTGIKAIDALVPIGRGQRELIIGDRQTGKTTVAIDTILNQKGQDVICIYVAVGQKQSTVANIVRTLEEHGAMDYTIVVNAGAADAASLKFLAPYAGVTMGEYFRDNGRHALIVYDDLSKHADAYREMSLLLRRPPGREAYPGDVFYLHSRLLERAAKLNDELGAGSLTALPIIETKGGDVAAYIPTNVISITDGQIFLETNLFNKGIRPAINVGLSVSRVGGAAQIKAMKQVAGTLRLELAQYRELEAFAQFASDLDEASRKQLERGQRLVEVLKQPAHQPLPVEKQVVIIYAGTKGYLDDIPVKAVRKFEDDLYPFIETKYPQIFENIRTKKKIDEETEELLKKALEEFKAQFNPEG encoded by the coding sequence GTGGTACAGGAAATCACTTCGATTATAAAAGAGAGAATAGAAAACTTCGAACTAAAAGTAGATGTTGAAGAAGTTGGAAAAGTTATCTATTCAGCAGACGGTATAGCTAAGGTTTATGGTCTAACAAACGCAATGGCTGGTGAAATGGTTGAATTCGAAACAGGTGAAAAAGGTCTTGTATTCAACCTTGAAACTGATAACGTAGGTGTGGTTGTACTTGGTAAAGGGACTGAAATTACTGAAGGAAGTTCTGTAAAAAGACTCGGAAGACTAATTTCGGTACCTGTAGGTGAAGCTCTTATCGGAAGAGTTGTAAACGCACTTGGTGAACCAATTGACGGTAAAGGTCCTATCGAAGCTACTGAATATAGATACGTAGAAGAAAAAGCTCCTGGAATTATGGCGAGAAAATCAGTTCATGAGCCGCTTCAAACAGGTATCAAAGCTATCGACGCGCTTGTTCCGATCGGTAGAGGGCAAAGAGAGCTTATCATCGGGGATAGACAAACAGGTAAAACTACTGTTGCTATCGATACTATTCTTAACCAAAAAGGTCAAGACGTTATTTGTATCTACGTAGCTGTAGGTCAAAAACAATCAACTGTTGCGAATATCGTAAGAACTCTTGAAGAACACGGAGCAATGGATTATACAATCGTTGTAAACGCAGGTGCGGCTGATGCGGCATCACTTAAATTCTTAGCGCCATATGCCGGTGTAACAATGGGTGAATACTTCAGAGATAACGGAAGACACGCTCTTATCGTTTACGATGATTTAAGTAAACACGCTGATGCATACAGAGAAATGTCACTTCTTTTAAGAAGACCTCCGGGAAGAGAAGCATATCCTGGTGACGTATTCTACCTACACAGTAGATTACTTGAAAGAGCGGCAAAACTTAACGACGAACTTGGTGCGGGAAGTTTAACGGCTCTACCAATTATCGAAACAAAAGGTGGTGACGTAGCAGCTTATATTCCGACAAACGTAATTTCAATTACAGACGGACAAATTTTCCTTGAAACAAACCTTTTCAACAAAGGTATCAGACCGGCAATTAACGTAGGTCTTTCAGTATCAAGGGTTGGTGGTGCAGCTCAAATCAAAGCTATGAAACAAGTAGCGGGTACACTAAGACTTGAACTTGCACAATATAGAGAACTTGAAGCGTTCGCACAATTTGCAAGCGACCTTGACGAAGCAAGTAGAAAACAACTTGAAAGAGGACAAAGACTTGTTGAAGTTCTAAAACAACCTGCTCATCAACCGTTACCTGTTGAAAAACAAGTAGTTATTATTTACGCAGGTACAAAAGGATACTTAGACGATATTCCTGTAAAAGCGGTTAGAAAATTCGAAGACGACTTATATCCGTTTATCGAAACTAAATATCCGCAAATTTTCGAAAATATCAGAACTAAGAAAAAAATTGACGAAGAAACAGAAGAGTTACTTAAAAAAGCATTAGAAGAGTTTAAGGCTCAGTTTAATCCAGAAGGATAA
- a CDS encoding MotA/TolQ/ExbB proton channel family protein — MLPEISKFLANPINIVVLGWLGIYLFFVFFVFFYKFFSLSSWIKKEERALETLLTSNMFPIDSSMKPCIEKSTVINKYSFDACIQAAKKKATNGLTFLSIVASTSPFIGLFGTVVGILTAFAGMQSVTTINMIAPAIADALIATAVGILAAVPAYTFHQILAKKVEDLLATLKMQRDVYLSK; from the coding sequence GTGCTGCCAGAAATATCTAAATTCTTAGCTAACCCGATTAATATCGTCGTTTTGGGTTGGCTCGGAATATATCTTTTTTTCGTTTTTTTTGTTTTTTTCTATAAATTTTTTTCCTTATCATCTTGGATAAAAAAAGAAGAAAGAGCATTGGAAACCTTGCTTACTTCAAATATGTTTCCTATCGATTCGTCTATGAAACCTTGTATTGAAAAATCGACTGTTATAAACAAATATAGTTTTGATGCGTGCATTCAAGCAGCAAAGAAAAAAGCTACAAACGGACTTACTTTTTTAAGTATTGTTGCATCGACTTCTCCGTTTATCGGATTGTTCGGAACAGTTGTAGGAATTTTGACAGCCTTTGCCGGAATGCAAAGTGTTACTACAATTAATATGATAGCTCCAGCTATTGCTGATGCTTTAATTGCAACAGCCGTTGGTATATTAGCAGCCGTACCTGCGTATACTTTTCATCAGATTCTTGCAAAAAAAGTTGAAGATTTGCTTGCAACTTTAAAAATGCAAAGGGATGTGTATTTAAGCAAATGA